The following DNA comes from Euryarchaeota archaeon.
AGACCGCATCCGACGGCGTCGTCACTTGGCGCTACGCGGCCGCGTGGTCAGGATGATAGCCCTCGCGAAATCTTCTGCGCTCGCGTAGCGGCCTTGGGGGTCGGGTTCCAAGGCGCGCTTAAGTGTCGCCTGCCATTCTTCTGGAACGTTCCCGTTCGGGGGCACGGCGCCGGATAAGGCTTCCCAAAGGGTGACGGCCGCGGAATAGACGTCGCTACGTGCATCGACGTTCTCCCCCGCGGCCTGCTCCGGGCTCATGTACTTGAGTGTTCCCGGTTGGGTATCGCCGGCGAGGCGGGTCCCCTCGGAGCGGCGGGTGACCGTCCCGAAGTCGAGCAACACCGCATTACCCTCGGGCGTCAGCATCACGTTGTCGGGTTTGACGTCGCGGTGGAAGATCCCGTGCCTGTGGAGGGCGTCGAGTCCGGCGAGAAGATCCGTTCCCAGTCGCGTCGTCTCCGCCGACGTGAGCCGCCCTCGTTTGAACCGCGTCCGCAGCGTCTCCCCCTTCACGTATCCAAGGACGAGGATATGGCCTGACGGCGTCCTCTCAAGCCCCTTGAAGGCGACGAGGTTCGGGTGTTCCACCGTGAGAAGCGTCTCGGCCTCGCGACGGAACCGTTCGAGCGCCTCCGGGTCGCTACGCCATTCGGCGAGTAGCTCCTTCACGACGACGTGCTCGCCGGAGACGCGGTCGAAGGCGGTGAACGTCCGACCGAAGGCACCGGCTCCGAGGAACTGTTGGATCTCGAACCTGCCGAGGAAAGTCGCCCCCTCGATGATGGTGCTCGACTGGCCGCGGTCCGCCGCGGCCCGCTCCATCTCGACCAATGCCCGGATATTCTTCGCTTGTCTCTCGGAGACGCCGAGCCGTAAACGAAGGTCCTCTAGCTCCGCGTCGTCCTTCCCGAGTTCCACATGCGCCCTGTAGATGGTCTGTTTTCTCCACCCGACTTCCGAAGCGCCGGAAGGGGAGCTCCGGTGGAGCGCCGAATACACGGCACCACAGACGGCGACCACCGCGACGCTGCCAAGAAGCGACGTCTCCAATGTGGCACCCTGGATGTCGGAGAGGAGGACGGCGATGAGCGCTACCGCGAGCGCGAGGATGGCCAACTGGAACGCGCCGCC
Coding sequences within:
- a CDS encoding serine/threonine protein kinase, translating into MAIPGLGFAANVALGGFLVILGAMVLRKSPDRAGRTPLGLYLGLVGVNYLLDGAAHTPFFDKPTADLIRFAGLVPVFIDPPMLLLFALALRPGGYKTKEAAAIFAFPVAMLGLFALLPPSSAYMAAWDWRWLYTMELGAYYIGAFVLLVSSYLWERRTLQRDRLGALVVAFGVVVLPRIPLLTVDFSGTPATTARLPEANSIPFLIGGLVVVALVAWGFARSRVLPANRLHFEETTRSLGELLVVVMGAWALFLVPPFQEAAFTLLYSGRWFLFVPVLASAIRRYDLLDMPEGAARNLGGAFQLAILALAVALIAVLLSDIQGATLETSLLGSVAVVAVCGAVYSALHRSSPSGASEVGWRKQTIYRAHVELGKDDAELEDLRLRLGVSERQAKNIRALVEMERAAADRGQSSTIIEGATFLGRFEIQQFLGAGAFGRTFTAFDRVSGEHVVVKELLAEWRSDPEALERFRREAETLLTVEHPNLVAFKGLERTPSGHILVLGYVKGETLRTRFKRGRLTSAETTRLGTDLLAGLDALHRHGIFHRDVKPDNVMLTPEGNAVLLDFGTVTRRSEGTRLAGDTQPGTLKYMSPEQAAGENVDARSDVYSAAVTLWEALSGAVPPNGNVPEEWQATLKRALEPDPQGRYASAEDFARAIILTTRPRSAK